The Anopheles funestus chromosome X unlocalized genomic scaffold, idAnoFuneDA-416_04 X_unloc_56, whole genome shotgun sequence genome includes a window with the following:
- the LOC125773827 gene encoding uncharacterized protein LOC125773827 isoform X8, producing the protein MLITRSVSNGSSIVAHIWIDLVISYQKLFYADVLSCLWKKLFEVQRLNIFSTFPKKFLILPLWMLITRSVSNGSSIVAHIWIDLVISYQKLFYADVLSCLWKKLFEVQRLNIFSTFPKKFLILPLWMLITRSVSNGSSIVAHIWIDLVISYQKLFYADVLSCLWKKLFEVQRLNIFSTFSKKFLILPLWMLITRSVSNGSSIVTQIWIDLLISYQKLFYADLLSCLWKKLFEVQRLKIFSIFAKTFLILPLWMLITRSVSNISSIVTQIWKDLLISYQKLFYADVLSCLWKKLFEVERLNIF; encoded by the coding sequence atgcttataactcggtcagtttccaatggatcttcaattgtagcacatatttggatagatctggtcattagctaccaaaagttattctacgccgatgtgctaagttgtctgtggaaaaagttattcgaggtacaaagacttaacattttctcaacttttccaaaaaaattcctcattttgccactttggatgcttataactcggtcagtttccaatggatcttcaattgtagcacatatttggatagatctggtcattagctaccaaaagttattctacgccgatgtgctaagttgtctgtggaaaaagttattcgaggtacaaagacttaacattttctcaacttttccaaaaaaattcctcattttgccactttggatgcttataactcggtcagtttccaatggatcttcaattgtagcacatatttggatagatctggtcattagctaccaaaagttattctacgccgatgtgctaagttgtctgtggaaaaagttattcgaggtacaaagacttaacattttctcaactttttcaaaaaaattcctcattttgccactttggatgcttataactcggtcagtttccaatggatcttcaattgtaacacagatttggatagatctgctcattagctaccaaaagttattctacgccgatttgctaagttgtctgtggaaaaagttattcgaggtacaaagacttaaaattttctcaatttttgctaaaacattcctcattttgccactttggatgcttataactcggtcagtttccaatatatcttcaattgtaacacagatttggaaagatctgctcatcagctaccaaaagttattctacgctgatgtgctaagttgtctgtggaaaaagttatttgaggtagaaagacttaacattttctaa